TGGACATTTTCACAGCTTCAATACTTTCGGTAACAGACCCAATTTGGTTGACCTTCAGAAGAAGAGCATTGCAGGTCTTCTCATCGATAGCCTTCTTAACTCTCTGGAAATACAAGTTTTCAAGAAAGATCAGAATGTCAAGTAAAACACATGTTACAATTTTAAAAAAGGTCAAGGGATTAATTTTACCGTGGGGTTGGTGACCAAAAGATCATCACCCACAATTTGTACTTGTTGACCACATTCAGCAGTCATCTTAGCATAGTGCTCCCAGTCATCTTGGTCAAAGGGATCCTCAATGGACACGATAGGGTACTCACTCACAAACGACTTGTAAAGATCCTTGAGTTGTTCTCCTGAAATCTTTTCTTTGCCATTGTTGTTCTGCATAATTAAATCATTAAAGGGGAAATGAGAGAATTGGTATATGCATACGGAGCAGTAGATCCATCTAATGGCATCTGCTTTTAGACGAGAATTTGATGAATGGTACAAAAAGATACTACTAAACTTCATCCAATATCACAGGAGTACTTAACTTATTTTATTATACCAACTAAAGTACATTTTAATTTTTATCACCAAACAAGGGCTCTATTTGTTATGAGTTCAAAAAAGTGAGGTGTTTAAAAGTGGATGTTGAAAACGCATCACAAAACTAGCCGTTTGATGGGGGGAAAAAGAGAACTGTATTCCGAGTCGTTAATGTACAACAAATAAGAGAAATTTGGTGAGGTTAAGAATTTTTTATGCCATTTTAATTTTACCAATGACAATATCATACATCAGAAATAGCATGGAATGAAACCTGTACCTCTTCCTTGAAGTTCAGATCATATGTCTTGTCCTTCTCACCATAAAACTCAGATGCAGCAACATCCATTCCAATAACAACCTATGGGAATAGCACATGATAACGTTTTTACAGTTATGAAACAAATTATAAGTAACATGTATCAAGTCAAAGAGAACAATAGCAAGCATGGTATATATAAGATTAAATTTGAAAAATTACCTTGTCTGTGTATCCAGCTTTAGCAATTGCTGTCTTGAGCAATTCAAGGCCCTCCTTGTTTTCCTGAAGTTCAAAAAGACGAAATGATGTTAGAAATAAATCAAAAACTACAGACAGAATAATAAATAGTAAAGCGCAAGCTAACATAAGCCCATGTATAACCTGAATGTTAGGAGCAAAGCCACCTTCATCACCAACATTGGTGGCGTCCTGACCGTATTTCTTCTTAATCACAGACTGAAAATTTTACATAGAAATTTTAGCCAACCAAACACCAATAACAAAATTAGAAATCTTAAATGCACCAACATCCagaattacaaactaaaaatataaaacataaatCAACACACCTTCAAGTTGTGATACACTTCAACGCCCATCTTCATGGCTTCCTTAAAGCTCGAGGCGCCAATAGGGAGAATCATAAATTCCTGCATCATATTTAATCGTGTGAGAATCTCTTCACTGTGAGACATCAGTAATCACATCATGCAAAATTTAGGTCAGCTCTTTTTAGGTGTAGTCTGAGTCAACTCACAACTAGTTCGAGTTTAACCATGGTCCAAAATACATCAAGAAGAAGTATAAACAGGACATATACCTGCATGGCAAGCTTGTTTCCAGCATGTGATCCACCATTGATGACATTGAATGCAGGTACCGGTAAAACTAAGTTCTTGTTACCAGCCAAGTTGGCAATATGCTGCACACACAAGTTTCCAGTtaatgaatcaatttgtcaagatgaCGATGCATATCACATGTATGCCCAATATGTTCCAAGTACAATGATAATGATCTATTTTAAATTCTAAACTAAAATTACCTTGTAAAGGGGGATTTTAAGGACACTAGCACCAGCCTTGCAAAGAGCAAGAGACACAGCCAAGATGGCATTTGCACCGAGCTAAACAATATAATTGTACATCGATAAGTATCACTTACATCAAAGATTACAACATCAACATAATAGAAGTAAAACATTTTTTAACTTATACCTTTTGTTTGCACCATCCCCACTCATTTTGAGTTCCATCAAGTAGTTGAACCATGAAGTTATCAATACCAGCTTGATCAGTTGGGTCCTGTAACATACACATTATCCTAAGAACACCCCATCTTTATACTACAAAAATCAATATTCGCAATTGAATTGAGATGGACGATCAAACCTTTCCTACAAGAGCTGGACCAATAATTGTGTTGACATTTGAAACAGCCTACTCAAGACAAATCAACAAGTAATTCAATATCAGCCAATTTATCTATTATACAAACAAAAAAATCATATCAATCAAGAGCAGCTAAACAATCACCTTGGAGACACCTTTTCCAAGGTAGTCTGACCCTCCATCCCTTAGTTCAAGAGCCTCGTATATACCTACAAAACACAATAAattacatacatatcatatacatctgtatctatatctatatctatatccacATATGCAGATAGCAAAACCATGCTTCAATAGCAAAAATATAGTAGATATATTCAGTAAATCAGATCTTACCAGTGGATGCACCACTAGGTACAGCAGCTCGGGCCAATGAGCCATCAGAAAGAGTAATATCAACCTATATATTACATACAAATCAacatatattaatttaatttaacgcATACATATTGCTAATTACAAACTTCAATACTAACTATACCTTTTATACATAGTTACATACACTAATGCATATAATTAAATCAATAATTGATCTAGATAAACATTGCACTTAGGgtgtgtttgataaaactgaatgatttagtgttgaatggttcagaatctgaatggttcagagcctcTAAATAAAGTTTGCTCTGAATTAAAATAAGccgtttgataatcatttagaatgaacgattACCGTGTTacattaataaaatttttaatatacttgttagttaagtgaAATCAGGATACTGCTCAGAGTTTAATTCTGAACCATTCaaaaccatatgtcattcagaggtcagaaacaaacatgCTGAATAGTTCATCAttcaatgctgaatggttcagcattattCAGTggtgaaccattccattaagagttaaacaaacgcacccttagtaACAACAAAAGTTAAATATCTCTATTAGTCTCACATGACAACAAAAGTTAAACGTAATAATCAGccagaatatatttatatataaaaatcaattACAAATATCACAGTATATACAGTAATtgtttagtaattataatacttaataattaacTAAAACACGAATCAACAATCGACCTACTTATACGTTGAAATCAACAATAAAAGTATATATCAATCGGACACACAAATTAGTATTAATAACGAACGATCGATACGATTAGATGAGAATGATTAAGATATAATCTAATAAAATAATGAACAGACCTCCACAGTAGGATTGCCTCTGCTATCGAAGATCTGACGAGCGTGAACTGATTTGATGGTAGCCATGAGATTAAGATCTAGATTTTGAAGGAGAAAAATATTAGGAGAAAATAGGAAATAGAGATTTGGGAGAATTGATGTGAACGAAGACGACCGTGTATTTGTAGAAGTTATTGAGTCAATTACAACCGTCAGATTAGCGTGATTAGAAAGCCACAAGACTTATGTGAACGTTATTTGCAACTTTAAtccttcaagattattattagtgtgaggttaatttaattatttaattaaacacCTTATATCACGATGAAAAATACTCGTTCTTATTTTTCGAATAGTCTAGaacaataaaaaccgtccgtttagtACAAGTTAAAATGCTATGCTATTTTTTGAATATTCTAGATTCTAGAACAATTAAAACCATCCGTATCCGTATTATGTATTACATAGTATT
The window above is part of the Rutidosis leptorrhynchoides isolate AG116_Rl617_1_P2 chromosome 1, CSIRO_AGI_Rlap_v1, whole genome shotgun sequence genome. Proteins encoded here:
- the LOC139857160 gene encoding enolase 1-like, yielding MATIKSVHARQIFDSRGNPTVEVDITLSDGSLARAAVPSGASTGIYEALELRDGGSDYLGKGVSKAVSNVNTIIGPALVGKDPTDQAGIDNFMVQLLDGTQNEWGWCKQKLGANAILAVSLALCKAGASVLKIPLYKHIANLAGNKNLVLPVPAFNVINGGSHAGNKLAMQEFMILPIGASSFKEAMKMGVEVYHNLKSVIKKKYGQDATNVGDEGGFAPNIQENKEGLELLKTAIAKAGYTDKVVIGMDVAASEFYGEKDKTYDLNFKEENNNGKEKISGEQLKDLYKSFVSEYPIVSIEDPFDQDDWEHYAKMTAECGQQVQIVGDDLLVTNPTRVKKAIDEKTCNALLLKVNQIGSVTESIEAVKMSKHAGWGVMASHRSGETEDTFIADLSVGLATGQIKTGAPCRSERLAKYNQLLRIEEELGSEAVYAGVNFRKPVEPY